A single window of Nocardia higoensis DNA harbors:
- a CDS encoding DMT family transporter, giving the protein MAWIYLLIAVVFEIAFALGTNATKGFTRLWPSVFTLLAAAGGIYTLSLALRTLDVGVGYTVWTGLGAIGTVVLGALIYKERITVPKVVSFGAIIAGVVVLRLAAGA; this is encoded by the coding sequence ATGGCCTGGATCTATCTGCTCATCGCCGTGGTGTTCGAGATCGCGTTCGCGCTCGGCACCAATGCCACCAAGGGATTCACGCGCCTGTGGCCCTCGGTGTTCACGCTGCTCGCCGCGGCGGGCGGCATCTACACGTTGAGCCTGGCGTTGCGCACGCTGGACGTCGGCGTCGGCTACACGGTGTGGACCGGGCTGGGCGCGATCGGCACGGTGGTGCTCGGCGCGCTGATCTACAAGGAGCGGATCACCGTCCCCAAGGTGGTCTCGTTCGGCGCGATCATCGCCGGGGTCGTCGTATTGCGTCTGGCCGCGGGCGCTTGA
- a CDS encoding DMT family transporter produces MPWVYLLIASVFEVVFALATNATNGFTVLGPSLLTAAAAAGGIFFLSLALRSLDVGVGYTVWTGIGSVGTVVLGTVVFGEAMTAPKIVAFVLIISGVLGLRLADKLAEDSAGHVPAGRSEVPA; encoded by the coding sequence GTGCCCTGGGTCTACCTGCTCATCGCCTCCGTCTTCGAGGTCGTCTTCGCGCTGGCCACCAATGCCACGAACGGCTTCACCGTGCTGGGACCGTCCTTGCTCACCGCCGCCGCGGCGGCGGGCGGGATCTTCTTCCTGAGTCTGGCGTTGCGATCGCTGGACGTCGGTGTCGGCTACACGGTCTGGACCGGCATCGGGTCGGTCGGCACGGTCGTACTCGGGACCGTGGTGTTCGGCGAGGCGATGACCGCGCCGAAGATCGTGGCCTTCGTGCTGATCATCAGCGGGGTGCTCGGCCTGCGCCTGGCGGACAAGCTCGCGGAGGACTCGGCGGGACACGTGCCCGCGGGCCGCTCCGAAGTGCCCGCCTGA
- the nirD gene encoding nitrite reductase small subunit NirD, translating to MTVIDTPSFAPSTVTGWTQACRLDFLIPGRGVAVLLRGGRQAALFLMTDGTLSAVGNIDPFGRAAVMSRGIVGDRGGIPVVASPLLKQAFSLLDGHCLDDESAALPVYAVRVDDGIVSISNEPVTVESSDG from the coding sequence ATGACCGTAATCGATACACCCAGCTTCGCACCGTCCACCGTGACCGGCTGGACGCAGGCCTGCCGCTTGGACTTTCTGATTCCGGGCCGTGGCGTGGCGGTACTGTTGCGAGGCGGGAGGCAGGCGGCCCTGTTCCTGATGACCGACGGCACCTTGTCCGCCGTCGGCAACATCGATCCCTTCGGTCGGGCGGCGGTCATGTCGCGCGGCATCGTCGGGGATCGGGGCGGCATTCCCGTCGTGGCGTCGCCGCTGCTCAAGCAGGCGTTCTCGCTCCTCGACGGACACTGCCTCGACGACGAATCGGCGGCGTTGCCGGTATACGCGGTGCGCGTGGACGACGGCATCGTTTCGATTTCCAACGAGCCGGTCACGGTCGAATCCTCGGACGGATGA
- a CDS encoding uroporphyrinogen-III synthase — protein sequence MNTIDAGDGLAGFTVGITAARRADEFAKLLTRRGASIVSVPAIRIIPLADDTELERVTRTLIAEPPRLTVATTGIGFRGWMEAAEGWGLAEQLRDTLAGTRMLARGPKAKGAIRAAELREEWSPASESSAEVLDHLLAEGVDGVRIAVQLHGATTEWEPVPDFCEVLRCAGADVVPVPVYRWIPPADQGPMDQLIESIVTTGLDCVTFTSAPAVASMLMRAKETGLLEGLLHALRTRVLPACVGPITAAPLEELGVPTSMPARARLGALARHVAEELPRRANRIHAAGHIVSVRGGCVVVDGEVRQLAPAPMALMRSLARQPGRVVSREDLLAALPGGGEDTHAVETAIARLRAGLGAPKAIQTVVKRGYRLALDAAECADDNAPVLRPSIGIPARAPRYAPTIGAW from the coding sequence ATGAACACCATTGACGCGGGCGACGGCCTAGCCGGATTCACTGTCGGAATCACCGCGGCACGCCGCGCCGACGAGTTCGCCAAGCTGCTGACCCGGCGGGGGGCGTCGATCGTCTCGGTGCCGGCCATCCGGATCATTCCGCTGGCCGACGACACCGAACTCGAACGAGTGACCCGCACTCTGATCGCCGAACCGCCGCGATTGACCGTCGCCACCACCGGCATCGGTTTCCGCGGCTGGATGGAGGCGGCCGAGGGCTGGGGTCTGGCCGAACAGTTGCGCGACACCCTGGCCGGGACCAGGATGCTGGCACGCGGCCCGAAGGCCAAGGGCGCGATCCGCGCCGCGGAACTGCGCGAGGAGTGGTCACCGGCCTCGGAGTCCTCGGCGGAGGTGCTCGATCACCTGCTCGCCGAGGGGGTGGACGGCGTGCGCATCGCGGTGCAGTTGCACGGCGCCACCACCGAATGGGAGCCGGTACCCGACTTCTGCGAGGTACTGCGCTGCGCGGGCGCCGATGTGGTGCCGGTGCCGGTGTACCGCTGGATTCCGCCCGCGGATCAGGGGCCCATGGACCAGCTGATCGAATCCATCGTCACCACCGGGCTGGACTGCGTGACGTTCACCAGCGCGCCCGCGGTGGCCTCGATGCTGATGCGGGCCAAGGAGACCGGCCTGCTGGAGGGCTTGTTGCACGCGCTGCGGACCCGGGTGCTGCCCGCGTGTGTCGGCCCGATCACCGCGGCGCCGTTGGAAGAGCTCGGCGTACCGACCTCCATGCCCGCTCGCGCCCGCCTCGGCGCGCTGGCCAGGCATGTCGCCGAGGAACTGCCGCGCCGGGCCAACCGTATCCACGCCGCCGGGCACATCGTGAGCGTGCGCGGTGGGTGCGTCGTCGTCGACGGCGAGGTGCGTCAACTGGCGCCCGCCCCCATGGCCCTGATGCGTTCACTGGCCCGGCAGCCCGGTCGGGTGGTCTCGCGTGAGGATCTGCTGGCCGCGCTGCCCGGCGGCGGTGAGGACACCCACGCGGTGGAGACCGCGATCGCCCGCCTGCGCGCCGGTCTCGGGGCGCCCAAGGCGATTCAGACGGTGGTCAAACGTGGTTACCGGCTGGCGCTCGACGCCGCCGAATGCGCCGACGACAACGCGCCTGTGCTGCGCCCGTCGATCGGGATCCCCGCCCGTGCGCCGCGCTACGCGCCCACGATCGGGGCGTGGTGA
- a CDS encoding MarR family winged helix-turn-helix transcriptional regulator: MTATADVELWNRLLRMHSQVENRLATTMQRRHGLGLSEYRALGLLDGAPRRELRMQELADGLGLNQSSVTRLVGRLNAAGYTVRDLCPDDKRGAYTVLTDAGRTRYREARATYTATLVDALADIAADDPRTAAILAAARESLQREHIRSSAAAPPP, encoded by the coding sequence GTGACCGCGACGGCCGATGTCGAGCTGTGGAATCGCCTGCTGCGAATGCATTCTCAGGTCGAGAACCGCCTCGCCACCACGATGCAGCGACGCCACGGGCTCGGCCTGTCGGAGTATCGCGCGCTCGGCCTGCTGGACGGCGCGCCGCGCCGCGAGTTGCGCATGCAGGAACTCGCCGACGGCCTCGGTTTGAACCAGAGCTCGGTCACCCGGCTCGTCGGTCGCCTCAACGCCGCCGGATACACCGTCCGTGACCTGTGCCCGGACGACAAGCGCGGCGCCTACACCGTACTCACCGACGCCGGGCGCACCCGCTACCGCGAAGCCCGCGCGACCTACACCGCCACGCTCGTCGACGCACTCGCCGACATCGCCGCGGACGACCCGCGGACCGCCGCGATCCTGGCCGCCGCCCGCGAATCCCTTCAGCGAGAACACATCCGGTCATCCGCCGCTGCGCCGCCGCCGTGA
- a CDS encoding sirohydrochlorin chelatase, with the protein MNGPALVLVAHGTRSTRGVEMIAALAEAVTGELSGSCARGILAPVVRTAFVDVLGPSPSEVLRDLRAAAPDTPAVVIPAFLASGYHVYQDVPREVGESGHPAVTVTPAMGPDPALARIMTMRLRAAGMRRGDAVVFAAAGSSDARARADVRRAAALLTAHLDAPVRIAYVATGTPRVPEVVAELRDSGRRRVFIASYLLAQGLFQQRLHEAGADGVAEPIGVHPAVVRLLADRYRSAAAQSAAVHVR; encoded by the coding sequence GTGAACGGCCCGGCCCTGGTCCTGGTGGCGCACGGCACCAGGAGCACCAGGGGAGTGGAGATGATCGCCGCGCTCGCCGAGGCGGTCACCGGGGAGCTGTCCGGATCCTGCGCGCGTGGAATCCTCGCGCCGGTCGTGCGCACCGCCTTCGTCGATGTGCTCGGCCCTTCCCCGTCGGAGGTGCTGCGTGATCTGCGCGCCGCCGCCCCGGACACGCCCGCTGTGGTGATCCCGGCCTTCCTGGCCTCCGGTTACCACGTGTATCAGGACGTTCCGCGCGAAGTCGGCGAGAGCGGGCATCCGGCGGTGACGGTGACCCCGGCGATGGGCCCTGATCCGGCACTGGCCCGGATCATGACCATGCGCCTGCGCGCTGCGGGCATGCGGCGCGGCGACGCGGTGGTTTTCGCCGCCGCCGGTTCGTCGGACGCCCGCGCCCGTGCCGACGTGCGCCGCGCGGCCGCGCTGCTCACCGCGCATCTGGACGCTCCGGTGCGCATCGCCTACGTCGCCACCGGTACGCCACGGGTCCCGGAAGTCGTTGCCGAACTTCGTGACTCGGGTAGGCGCCGGGTCTTCATCGCCTCCTATCTGCTGGCGCAGGGCCTGTTCCAGCAGCGGCTGCACGAGGCGGGCGCCGACGGTGTGGCCGAGCCGATCGGCGTGCATCCCGCGGTCGTTCGCCTGCTCGCCGACCGCTATCGCAGCGCCGCAGCGCAATCGGCCGCCGTGCACGTACGCTGA